Part of the Mytilus edulis chromosome 9, xbMytEdul2.2, whole genome shotgun sequence genome, gcttacccttccggagcacctgagatcacccttagtttttggtggggttcgtgttgtttattctttagttttctatgttgtgtcatgtgtactatttttttttctgtttgtctttttcatttttagccatggcgttgtcagtttgttttagatttatgagtttgactgtccctttggtatcttttgtccctcttttactcTTAATTTCGAGACAGTTACACTTATTTATAGATTTCATCTTGCTacacattcttgctgcttacacttactattttttttttacacttttcatGACAATTGCCAAAATTTGGATGCAACTTTAGGTGTTAATAGAGGGCAACACTATAACATAAATATGAGGAGAAATAGATGGCTTCTACTCATAATTTGCACAACTGTGTTCTTTAGTTTCCTTAGAGCAATTCAGGATTCATTTGGAAATATGTACACTAGTATTAGATTAACAAAAGTCAAAAGATTCAATCGACATAATGTGGAGACATTTACGAGACAAACACATGCTAATATAACTCGTTTTGATGCGCACATGGCAAAATATCAATTCCCGCCATTTTTGCGAATAACCAGAAAAGTGAATTGTCGTAAAATTATTGAAGGCGACGAAGAAGAAATAGCAAAAGCCAATAGATAGATGAAATTTAATCAGCCAAAGAGAATAACAGAAGAGGAATATATTGCTGAAACTAATAACTGTAATAATTTCGTTAATCGTTATAAATATGATGCCTACAAAGTGATTGAAGAAGAAAGAGAGTTTCCGATAGCATTTAGTATTTTGACATTTAAAGATGTTGATCAAACTGAACGTTTACTTCGTTCAATCTATCGCCCCCATAATTTCTATTGTATACACATAGACAACAGCTCTTCAGAAGAATTGCATAAAACCTTCAGGAAGATAGCTAATtgtttaaacaatgttttattgtttcgaaAATTGAAGACGTGATTTATAACCACGTATCGAGGCTGAGAGCAGATATTAATTGTATGACTGATctcttgtcaaaatcaaacaaatggaaatatttcattaatttaccTCATCAACAATAtcctttgaaaacaaatttagaaatggtaaaaatactgaaaatttacaacGGTGCCAATGACATTGAAGGGATTACAAGCAGACTCAAATATTATCAATTTAAATACAGTTATGATTATATCAATAATACTTTGAAGTGTATAGGTCCGAAGAATGGCAAGTTACCATACAATGCAAATATTGTAAAAGGCAGTGCATACGGTATATTTAGTCGTGAATTTGTCAAATATGTGATATACGACAAAAAAGCTAAAGACGTTTTAAAGTATATGGAGGACATTGAGAGTCCCGATGAATATTACTGGGCAACATTGAACCACAACGAGATTTTGAAAGCGCCTGGACGCTTCATAGGTGAGATAACCAATATTGTTGTATTATTGGGTTACACATTCAAATAAGCCTATGAAATTATTTAAAGCAGCCACATTGATCTGGGCATAGCTAATGGCTAATGCAGGTTGGCGAAAAGAaataactaataaaattgagaatgcaaatgaggaatgtgtcaaagagacaaccctaCCAAaggcagaaaacagccgaaggccaccaacgaGTGTTCAATATAGCGTGAAAATCCCGCAACCGAAGGCGTGATTCatctggccccttaacaaaatatgcactaattcagtgataatggactccgaaatatatatgtaggacttgGAGTAGCGATGGCGGCGCTGAAGTATGATGGTCATGTTGAAGTACGTTGGTCTACGCCGAAGTCCGATGGTCCGTACGCTGGTGTGCGATGGTCTATTTGACGCATGATCGCTAGTTTAACCTCCTTTCTACAGACGTTCACTTATCATTATAGgcagattttttaacatttttttttttaatttacattcatTATTGTGTATGGCTGTCCTTAAATCAGTTACATACTAACTGAGAGATCGTACTCTTCGATTGCCTTCATGTGGACATAATCCTGGATTATTACTGTATCTATGCCTATACGTTGTATCTCTCATAAGTGCCTCGTTTATAACGTTTTAATGAAAAGAGTTCGTCTGCAGACCCAAATAAATTGAGAGAATGTCACGCACCATCGTACGTTAAACAGAACCTTTCGTAGATTTCCTCTATCCACCAAAACATCCTCCCCGTTTCGCGTAGTATTTAAAGTTTATAAGACCCTTgtcatgtcagttactgctagtagtccttttttatttagtttttcattgtcattttgcttatacTATTAGttacttttgttacctattctaacatcGGACTGTAatttctcttaaactgagttttactgtgtgtattggtgtcttttcgtttaatctacattggctagagatatagggtgATGGGGTTGATTTCTTACTTATCAATTTTGCGTCTATTCtaaagtcaggagcatctggcctttgttggtaTTGTGTGTTTTTAAAGTTTAGTTCATTTTATGTTAAGGAGTTTAGAATGACGTTCaatttcattgaactagtacacatttcagtttagggaccagctgaaggccgcctccatgtgtttttttttttggctgtgTTGAAAGCCATTTGGTGGACGGcggttgattttttttactctttggtcgagttgttgtctctttgacatattcccagtTTCAGTCTCTATTTTACATTGACTTATACatcgataaaaaaaaagcttAGCAAAAGAGGTTTGTGTAGACCATTGCACTTCAGCGTTACCACCATCGCACTTCGGCATATATATCAACAAGATAGCGTCACAATGACACCATCGCACTTCGGCCTGATCAAAAACTCACTTCAGCGTCAAACCATCGCACCTCATCGTGACCATCGCGGTTCGAAGTACCATCGCGGTTCAGAGTTAAAAATCAAACACGATTAACAAGGGACAGAGGTTCCTGagttgggacaggcgcaaaaatacataggcgttaaacatgtttttggagatctcagccccccccccctatacctctggaCAATGTAGAAAAACAAGCACATAAGACGAATCCGATGTAAAAATCAGTCCTTGGCTCAGGGAACGACCATTAAACTTCAATAGAGGGCTGTTTATGGGGACAAGAAGGGGGTAGAGCTGGGTtatttttttcgtgaaaaatattctgatccccaatttgacgaaaagaagaaaacaaatcaatCGTCTGTGACTTTTGAGCTAAATACTTATGATAGTGCTGTGTATTTTGAAGTTATTGAGGAAAAACAGCGAGATGTATTATTCGCATTACAAAAATATCTGTATATTCATGAATGTAACTGGTGTCAGAATGCGAGTAACTTTTGTTGCGATTATCCCTCAGTCCCATTATTTGCAGTAGTAAGATGAGaaggatgaaagataccagagggacattcaaactcaaaaatcgaaaataaacggagAACTCCATGGTTTAAAAAACGACAATGAACAGCACACTTAACACATCACAGAAAAGTAAAGAATAAGCAACTGTAAGAGTTTAAGAGAGACCACGAAAGATGTACCATCATTCAAAAAAACACACCGAAAGATTTCACAACACACTCGTCCACTACCATTTGATCGAAATTATTCTCCGTCGATaaaactttttacaccactgggtcgatgtcattgctggtagacgtttcatccccgaaggtatcaccagcccagtaggcagcacttatgtgttgacatgaatatcaattatatgttcattttgataaattacTGTTCTAAAAcatatgaattattcgaaatataAAGGATGCCTTTATCCCAATCATTGATGACCTGACTCTTATTTGGcacaataatttgaaattttggatcctcaatgctcttcaactttgtacatttgGAGTATTGCGCATAACAATATTTAACATTTCATTTGCAAAGTAGCTAGagggattagacacaagttttaaCAAAAGTTTTGACTTTTTCCCCCATGTGCAATACAAAGGAAAGGTTGGTATAATTTTAGCAGCTACAAAGAAATTTATTCATGGTCTTATGTGACAGAGATATGGTAAAAACATAGCTAGAACGGATTAACCGGCTTTCATACTTTTATAGTTGAATGACAACATACATTACAGGTGATGTAGGCCTTAAAGAAGACGTTTAATCTGTGGAATCACTTAGTCtcgcttttaaatattttttttgaaatttgaacatGCATAACCTACTGttgtcttttataaattgtgactcagTGATGACTCTGTACCCCTATTTGACAATTTTCCTTGTCATGTtggttttgttcacgcatcgttgtatatATAATGGATTTGATgcggctgtcatacaagtgagaagcgctataaaaccaggttcaatccaccatgttctacatttaaaaatgtctgtaccaagtcaggaatataacagttgttacatttaaagtcataagaaacgagtgaccggtgaaaaataatgttcttccaattcttgaaccaatgcatacaaacatcataaactttgtcttctgtgcacgaatttatcattttttccgtgtaaatttcgtataattgtctttttttttcaattggtcagtgttgttgtgaaaatatagTAGGttattaaagttcgtgttttgaagccgaagtttaacgattgatacctgtttgtcaacaatcgacaaaaaatcaacaaaaagcacggaaattgagcacgtgtttaacatgtaaattcagataatagtttattttaaggacatccatgcgtattgtgatccggatttttacgagatgggtcacactgaggtcactttgcatacggaaaatatgtcgggggaattgcttcctggaaaataaagtaaacttcttctaaatatgaataagttaaagaattttcttcagaaaaaagtatatgtacataagttttataaggaaaactatccattgagttatgaaaaaaacatatgcattattttttttttattggaggtttcttatgactttaacatttgattagggactttccgttttgaattttcctctgataTCAGTAATTTTGTGATCTTATATGTTAAATAGCGTTTCCCTGTAATCGTGCTATATCATCTAGAAATGAGTTACACGTGGTATACAACACATTAATAATACTAACAGCTATTATGTCTATTCGTTAAAgagatatatacatgatatacaatcAATGAGTTTTTGAAACTCACTCTGAACATTTCCTTTTGACTTTTTAAATTCAGACTTCAACACTAGACCATAATTCAATACAAAAAAACTAATAGGTTTAGGAATTAAAAGCGTTAGTATAACAacaatttataactttttataaacAGGCAATCCAGAAAAGAAACCATGGCTTGCCACTTATGCCTCATGGCCTCCAAGAGACCGTTGTCATGGTAAGATTGTTCGGGAAATTTGCATTTATGGAGTTGGTGATTTGAACGAATTTGTTTCGAGAAAAGAACTTTTTGCCAATAAATTTTACCCGGATTTTCAATACATGGCTATGGACTGCTTAGAAGAATATATTCATAACAAGACATTTAGTCCGGTGCCATTTGATTCATTTTACTACAGACAGTTACCTTTTATAagaaaatcttgaaatcttgatatgaaaataaaaaaaaatatataaatacatgaaaCAAATGAACCATCTTGTTAGTATTTAAATGCAGTGTTGTCAACCCCTTTTCAAAGTTGTGTGTACTTGATAGTAATATACAAGTTACTCTACATCAAAACCACCAGTTTATGACAATAATCAAAATGCTGCTATATTGGTTgttagatataggacgatgtggtatgagacaactctccatccaattaagttaacaatttataaaagtaatccattataggtcaagatacggccTTTGCATAACTAAATACTTTTTAGATTTAGGTCATATGAAGCTCTGAAGCTATTCtgtagatttttaaaatttttgattcaAATGTGAGTAGCCTCGATATTTTATCAAAGCCTATAATTTTACCTATAAGGCTTCCGGAAATTCCGTTTACCCTGCATAGTTTGCCGAAGTTCAAGTTGTGAAAACAGTGAAATATAATCATAATGTATACGGAATTTTGGTAAAGTAAATTTTCTATGTTAGAACGATTATTTACCATTGAATTTCAAAGAAAGGTATTGATGAATTTGGTTGATGTTTTTCGGATAGAAAAACGcagaaaaaatatattaagaaaataaccaaaactacTCCTACCTGGTATTACAAATAAGTTATTATAATTATCCATCCGTTTAATGTGTTTAAGCTTTCGATTTCAGTATTTGTTTCGGGACTTTCCTGTCCTTCATTAGGCGTTAATGTAACAACTATTGATTTATGTAATAGTtataggaaggtgtggtatgagtgccaatgagacaactctccatccaaataacaatttataaaagtaaaccattataggtcaatgtatggccttcaacatggagccttggctcacaccgaacaacaagctataaaaggccccaaaattactagtgtaaaaccattaaaacgggaaaaacaacggtctaatctatataaaaaaaaacaagaaacgagaaacttgtataaattacataaacaaacgacaactactgaacatcagattcctgactttggacaggtgcaaatatttaCTATCGTTTTCTATCCAAAGAAATAAAGTAGacagaaaataaaattgtatgcatttttaaaaattataacgTTGTAAAAAAGTTATTTAATGTAAATAACGTGTGTTACAGATATTGTTCTTGGTGTTAGTCGTATAGATTGTAAAGCCATGACAAAAAGTCCGAAAAGTTCCGAATGTAGAGATCCTACATAAAAGGGAGACAAGTCTAATAAAGCCAATCCGGAGAACGTCTTTGATCCtcaagaaaacaaaatatccTGCCAAgctatcaattttatttgattataactatTAACTATAACTCTAAAGTTATTTCCCATGTCAATCCATCAGTAAAGTTTACTCGCTCCAAAGTTTGCACTATTTCTGAGGCCTGTGTACTCTGTATGACTAGATGATTTCAGAGGGGTGCGTCAATAG contains:
- the LOC139490048 gene encoding LOW QUALITY PROTEIN: beta-1,3-galactosyl-O-glycosyl-glycoprotein beta-1,6-N-acetylglucosaminyltransferase-like (The sequence of the model RefSeq protein was modified relative to this genomic sequence to represent the inferred CDS: inserted 1 base in 1 codon) yields the protein MKFNQPKRITEEEYIAETNNCNNFVNRYKYDAYKVIEEEREFPIAFSILTFKDVDQTERLLRSIYRPHNFYCIHIDNSSSEELHKTFRKIANCLNNXFIVSKIEDVIYNHVSRLRADINCMTDLLSKSNKWKYFINLPHQQYPLKTNLEMVKILKIYNGANDIEGITSRLKYYQFKYSYDYINNTLKCIGPKNGKLPYNANIVKGSAYGIFSREFVKYVIYDKKAKDVLKYMEDIESPDEYYWATLNHNEILKAPGRFIGNPEKKPWLATYASWPPRDRCHGKIVREICIYGVGDLNEFVSRKELFANKFYPDFQYMAMDCLEEYIHNKTFSPVPFDSFYYRQLPFIRKS